The Brachyhypopomus gauderio isolate BG-103 chromosome 1, BGAUD_0.2, whole genome shotgun sequence genome includes a window with the following:
- the LOC143507672 gene encoding lysyl oxidase homolog 4-like isoform X1, whose translation MQKEKMLPLAAVFCVLLVSVAHGLPPGFQVRLVGGRSAHEGRLEVFYSGAWGTVCDDEVNINLANVACHELGYAQGLTWAHSAKFGQGEGPIWLDNVVCTGTESSISDCRSNGWGVHDCNHAEDLGVVCSSDVRQQGHVPRYGEPAPPASSSSRIPSEVPSVPDSSGRRRGHEIALNRNFTRGSASSSPQLQGHQIHLRRNGYETAAARRQELSVPRGHQLPDHLRNGATYRRTQEVPPRQPVSSRQAESDLRAPGNAVDPLWARRPETSYPDHEQDNRMTTDFTDAEEQTVGRVSLEDVRLRPVLASTRNSAMVTEGVVEVKHAGRWRHVCDLSWERSNSRVVCGMLGYPAAEQHKEHLYRKQWDSKMADPAMRSLVSKKGFWVERVQCSGTETSLAQCQAQLSIPRNEVPCKGGMHAVVRCTPGPQFSRLSASGQPQAPPSSQVVRLKAGPRIGEGRVEVLREGKWGTVCDHLWDLAAASVACRELGFGSAKEALRGAMMGQGTGLIHMNSVQCTGHESSITKCQYKEVPLYTCKHNQDVSVRCNVPKTGLGATVRLAGGRDPSEGRVEVSMEVGGVQRWGAVCSENWGIKEAMVICRQLGFGFAATAHQETWFWSGNPDSEAILLSGTHCIGTEMSIQQCRKNGQVYCPRGGGGKAAGVTCVDAAPDLVVDAQLVQETAYLEDRPLHLLTCAHEENCLSSSAARMHWPYGHRRLLRFSSRIMNLGRTDFRPRATRDAWVWHQCHRHYHSIEVFTHYDLLTLNGTKVAEGHKASFCLEDSYCPDGLSKRYACYNMGDQGISVGCWDTYRHDIDCQWIDVTDVRPGDYIMQVEVNPSLDMAESDFDNNVMRCRCRYDGARVYLYGCHSGDAYSAEVEDLFEHQRQISNNFL comes from the exons ATGCAG AAGGAGAAGATGCTGCCTTTAGCCGCCGTGTTCTGCGTTCTCCTCGTCTCCGTGGCGCACGGACTACCACCGGGGTTCCAGGTGCGCCTGGTGGGCGGGAGGAGCGCGCACGAGGGCCGCCTGGAGGTGTTTTATAGTGGCGCGTGGGGCACCGTCTGCGACGACGAGGTGAACATCAACCTGGCGAACGTCGCGTGCCACGAACTCGGTTACGCGCAGGGCCTCACGTGGGCGCACAGCGCTAAATTCGGACAGGGTGAAG GTCCGATTTGGTTGGATAATGTGGTCTGTACGGGCACTGAGAGCTCTATATCTGATTGTCGCTCTAACGGCTGGGGCGTGCACGACTGCAACCACGCTGAGGATCTGGGGGTGGTTTGCAGCTCAGATGTTCGGCAGCAGGGCCATGTTCCCCGGTACGGCGAACCAGCACCGCCTGCATCGTCTTCCTCACGGATCCCTTCTGAGGTCCCCTCCGTTCCGGATAGCTCAGGCCGCAGGCGAGGACATGAAATCGCCCTGAACCGTAACTTCACTCGGGGCTCTGCATCCTCGTCGCCGCAGCTGCAGGGTCATCAGATCCATCTACGCCGGAACGGCTACGAGACCGCGGCCGCTCGCAGACAGGAGCTTTCTGTGCCGCGAGGACACCAGCTGCCGGATCACCTGCGCAACGGGGCGACGTACAGGCGCACGCAGGAAGTGCCACCCAGACAGCCCGTGTCAAGCCGACAAGCCGAGAGTGACCTCCGAGCTCCTGGAAATGCAGTAGACCCATTATGGGCGCGCAGGCCCGAGACGTCATACCCTGACCACGAGCAGGACAACAGAATGACCACTGACTTCACTGATGCCGAGGAACAG ACCGTAGGGAGGGTGAGTCTGGAGGATGTTCGACTGCGGCCGGTCCTAGCCAGCACCCGCAATTCTGCGATGGTAACGGAGGGCGTGGTTGAAGTCAAGCATGCTGGGAGATGGAGGCACGTGTGTGACCTGAGCTGGGAGCGCAGCAACAGTAGAGTGGTGTGTGGCATGCTGGGATACCCCGCAGCAGAAcagcacaaggaacacctgtaTAG GAAACAGTGGGATTCCAAGATGGCAGATCCAGCCATGCG GTCTCTGGTCAGTAAGAAGGGGTTCTGGGTAGAGAGGGTGCAGTGTTCGGGCACTGAGACCTCCTTGGCACAGTGCCAGGCCCAGCTGTCTATCCCGCGTAATGAGGTGCCGTGTAAGGGGGGCATGCACGCCGTGGTGCGCTGCACACCTGGGCCGCAGTTCTCCCGACTCTCCGCCTCCGGACAGCCCCAGGCCCCGCCCTCCTCACAG GTAGTGCGCCTGAAGGCGGGCCCCAGGATTGGGGAGGGCCGCGTGGAGGTGCTCAGAGAGGGCAAGTGGGGGACGGTGTGTGACCACCTCTGGGACCTGGCCGCAGCCAGCGTGGCGTGCAGGGAACTCGGCTTTGGCTCTGCCAAGGAAGCCCTGAGAGGAGCCATGATGGGACAAG gtaCTGGTCTAATCCACATGAACTCAGTGCAGTGTACAGGGCATGAGAGTTCTATAACGAAATGCCAATATAAGGAGGTTCCTCTCTACACCTGCAAACACAACCAGGATGTGTCTGTGCGCTGCAACGTGCCCAAAACAGGTCTGGGAGCCACG gtGCGCTTGGCAGGGGGGCGGGACCCTAGTGAGGGGAGGGTAGAGGTGTCAATGGAGGTGGGCGGAGTTCAGCGCTGGGGGGCGGTGTGCAGTGAGAACTGGGGTATCAAGGAGGCGATGGTGATCTGCAGACAGTTGGGCTTCGGCTTTGCTGCTACTGCCCACCAG GAGACCTGGTTCTGGTCAGGGAACCCAGATTCTGAGGCGATTCTTCTAAGCGGGACCCATTGTATCGGGACGGAGATGtccattcagcagtgccggAAGAACGGACAGGTTTATTGCCCTCGTGGGGGAGGAGGCAAAGCAGCTGGTGTCACCTGTGTGGACG CGGCGCCCGACCTGGTGGTGGACGCGCAGCTTGTCCAGGAGACGGCGTACCTGGAGGACCGCCCCCTGCACCTGCTCACCTGTGCCCATGAGGAGAACTGCCTGTCGTCCTCTGCCGCTCGCATGCACTGGCCCTACGGCCACCGGCGCCTGCTGCGCTTCTCGTCCCGCATCATGAACCTCGGCCGCACTGATTTCCGCCCACGGGCTACCCGCGACGCCTGGGTCTGGCACCAGTGCCACAG ACACTACCACAGCATTGAAGTGTTCACGCACTATGACCTCCTCACCCTGAACGGCACCAAGGTTGCGGAGGGTCACAAGGCCAGCTTCTGTCTAGAGGACTCGTACTGTCCTGATG GTCTGTCAAAGCGTTATGCCTGTTATAACATGGGCGACCAGGGTATTTCTGTGGGTTGCTGGGACACCTATCGACATGACATCGATTGCCAATGGATTGATGTGACTGACGTCAGGCCAGGTGACTATATCATGCAG GTTGAAGTTAACCCCTCTTTGGACATGGCCGAGTCGGACTTTGACAACAACGTTATGCGGTGCAGATGCAGGTACGATGGTGCGAGGGTCTACCTGTATGGATGTCATTCAG GTGATGCCTACAGCGCAGAAGTAGAGGACCTGTTTGAACACCAGCGTCAGATTTCTAACAACTTCCTCTAA
- the LOC143507672 gene encoding lysyl oxidase homolog 4-like isoform X2 — protein MLPLAAVFCVLLVSVAHGLPPGFQVRLVGGRSAHEGRLEVFYSGAWGTVCDDEVNINLANVACHELGYAQGLTWAHSAKFGQGEGPIWLDNVVCTGTESSISDCRSNGWGVHDCNHAEDLGVVCSSDVRQQGHVPRYGEPAPPASSSSRIPSEVPSVPDSSGRRRGHEIALNRNFTRGSASSSPQLQGHQIHLRRNGYETAAARRQELSVPRGHQLPDHLRNGATYRRTQEVPPRQPVSSRQAESDLRAPGNAVDPLWARRPETSYPDHEQDNRMTTDFTDAEEQTVGRVSLEDVRLRPVLASTRNSAMVTEGVVEVKHAGRWRHVCDLSWERSNSRVVCGMLGYPAAEQHKEHLYRKQWDSKMADPAMRSLVSKKGFWVERVQCSGTETSLAQCQAQLSIPRNEVPCKGGMHAVVRCTPGPQFSRLSASGQPQAPPSSQVVRLKAGPRIGEGRVEVLREGKWGTVCDHLWDLAAASVACRELGFGSAKEALRGAMMGQGTGLIHMNSVQCTGHESSITKCQYKEVPLYTCKHNQDVSVRCNVPKTGLGATVRLAGGRDPSEGRVEVSMEVGGVQRWGAVCSENWGIKEAMVICRQLGFGFAATAHQETWFWSGNPDSEAILLSGTHCIGTEMSIQQCRKNGQVYCPRGGGGKAAGVTCVDAAPDLVVDAQLVQETAYLEDRPLHLLTCAHEENCLSSSAARMHWPYGHRRLLRFSSRIMNLGRTDFRPRATRDAWVWHQCHRHYHSIEVFTHYDLLTLNGTKVAEGHKASFCLEDSYCPDGLSKRYACYNMGDQGISVGCWDTYRHDIDCQWIDVTDVRPGDYIMQVEVNPSLDMAESDFDNNVMRCRCRYDGARVYLYGCHSGDAYSAEVEDLFEHQRQISNNFL, from the exons ATGCTGCCTTTAGCCGCCGTGTTCTGCGTTCTCCTCGTCTCCGTGGCGCACGGACTACCACCGGGGTTCCAGGTGCGCCTGGTGGGCGGGAGGAGCGCGCACGAGGGCCGCCTGGAGGTGTTTTATAGTGGCGCGTGGGGCACCGTCTGCGACGACGAGGTGAACATCAACCTGGCGAACGTCGCGTGCCACGAACTCGGTTACGCGCAGGGCCTCACGTGGGCGCACAGCGCTAAATTCGGACAGGGTGAAG GTCCGATTTGGTTGGATAATGTGGTCTGTACGGGCACTGAGAGCTCTATATCTGATTGTCGCTCTAACGGCTGGGGCGTGCACGACTGCAACCACGCTGAGGATCTGGGGGTGGTTTGCAGCTCAGATGTTCGGCAGCAGGGCCATGTTCCCCGGTACGGCGAACCAGCACCGCCTGCATCGTCTTCCTCACGGATCCCTTCTGAGGTCCCCTCCGTTCCGGATAGCTCAGGCCGCAGGCGAGGACATGAAATCGCCCTGAACCGTAACTTCACTCGGGGCTCTGCATCCTCGTCGCCGCAGCTGCAGGGTCATCAGATCCATCTACGCCGGAACGGCTACGAGACCGCGGCCGCTCGCAGACAGGAGCTTTCTGTGCCGCGAGGACACCAGCTGCCGGATCACCTGCGCAACGGGGCGACGTACAGGCGCACGCAGGAAGTGCCACCCAGACAGCCCGTGTCAAGCCGACAAGCCGAGAGTGACCTCCGAGCTCCTGGAAATGCAGTAGACCCATTATGGGCGCGCAGGCCCGAGACGTCATACCCTGACCACGAGCAGGACAACAGAATGACCACTGACTTCACTGATGCCGAGGAACAG ACCGTAGGGAGGGTGAGTCTGGAGGATGTTCGACTGCGGCCGGTCCTAGCCAGCACCCGCAATTCTGCGATGGTAACGGAGGGCGTGGTTGAAGTCAAGCATGCTGGGAGATGGAGGCACGTGTGTGACCTGAGCTGGGAGCGCAGCAACAGTAGAGTGGTGTGTGGCATGCTGGGATACCCCGCAGCAGAAcagcacaaggaacacctgtaTAG GAAACAGTGGGATTCCAAGATGGCAGATCCAGCCATGCG GTCTCTGGTCAGTAAGAAGGGGTTCTGGGTAGAGAGGGTGCAGTGTTCGGGCACTGAGACCTCCTTGGCACAGTGCCAGGCCCAGCTGTCTATCCCGCGTAATGAGGTGCCGTGTAAGGGGGGCATGCACGCCGTGGTGCGCTGCACACCTGGGCCGCAGTTCTCCCGACTCTCCGCCTCCGGACAGCCCCAGGCCCCGCCCTCCTCACAG GTAGTGCGCCTGAAGGCGGGCCCCAGGATTGGGGAGGGCCGCGTGGAGGTGCTCAGAGAGGGCAAGTGGGGGACGGTGTGTGACCACCTCTGGGACCTGGCCGCAGCCAGCGTGGCGTGCAGGGAACTCGGCTTTGGCTCTGCCAAGGAAGCCCTGAGAGGAGCCATGATGGGACAAG gtaCTGGTCTAATCCACATGAACTCAGTGCAGTGTACAGGGCATGAGAGTTCTATAACGAAATGCCAATATAAGGAGGTTCCTCTCTACACCTGCAAACACAACCAGGATGTGTCTGTGCGCTGCAACGTGCCCAAAACAGGTCTGGGAGCCACG gtGCGCTTGGCAGGGGGGCGGGACCCTAGTGAGGGGAGGGTAGAGGTGTCAATGGAGGTGGGCGGAGTTCAGCGCTGGGGGGCGGTGTGCAGTGAGAACTGGGGTATCAAGGAGGCGATGGTGATCTGCAGACAGTTGGGCTTCGGCTTTGCTGCTACTGCCCACCAG GAGACCTGGTTCTGGTCAGGGAACCCAGATTCTGAGGCGATTCTTCTAAGCGGGACCCATTGTATCGGGACGGAGATGtccattcagcagtgccggAAGAACGGACAGGTTTATTGCCCTCGTGGGGGAGGAGGCAAAGCAGCTGGTGTCACCTGTGTGGACG CGGCGCCCGACCTGGTGGTGGACGCGCAGCTTGTCCAGGAGACGGCGTACCTGGAGGACCGCCCCCTGCACCTGCTCACCTGTGCCCATGAGGAGAACTGCCTGTCGTCCTCTGCCGCTCGCATGCACTGGCCCTACGGCCACCGGCGCCTGCTGCGCTTCTCGTCCCGCATCATGAACCTCGGCCGCACTGATTTCCGCCCACGGGCTACCCGCGACGCCTGGGTCTGGCACCAGTGCCACAG ACACTACCACAGCATTGAAGTGTTCACGCACTATGACCTCCTCACCCTGAACGGCACCAAGGTTGCGGAGGGTCACAAGGCCAGCTTCTGTCTAGAGGACTCGTACTGTCCTGATG GTCTGTCAAAGCGTTATGCCTGTTATAACATGGGCGACCAGGGTATTTCTGTGGGTTGCTGGGACACCTATCGACATGACATCGATTGCCAATGGATTGATGTGACTGACGTCAGGCCAGGTGACTATATCATGCAG GTTGAAGTTAACCCCTCTTTGGACATGGCCGAGTCGGACTTTGACAACAACGTTATGCGGTGCAGATGCAGGTACGATGGTGCGAGGGTCTACCTGTATGGATGTCATTCAG GTGATGCCTACAGCGCAGAAGTAGAGGACCTGTTTGAACACCAGCGTCAGATTTCTAACAACTTCCTCTAA